A stretch of DNA from Sugiyamaella lignohabitans strain CBS 10342 chromosome B, complete sequence:
TTTTAATGGGATGAAGACTTATATTCTggttaaataaatagaccGGGCCTAAACTCAAACCACTTATACAGCTCTCCAGTTAATCCAATATATTACAAATGAAATCAGTTATCATCAATagttaataaattatttaaaagTTGCTTATCATGCAGAGAAGATTTTACCAAGGCTTAGCCTCTAGATCACGGAGTTAGGAGATGTCATAAAATCATAAAGAGGAGACAAAAATATAGAATATCTATATCCTCCAACGAGTTTAAACTTACCTTGTTGAGAGGGCAAAAGGTTGAACCTCTTCTTAAGAGTGACCCTTTGGCGTGAATATTTATCATCTGGTGAGAATCTGGCAGGGTGAGCAGACTTTGTGATCTCTCCTGATTCTGTAATTTTCTTAAGAGTGTAAACCCGCTTACCCTCAGCGTCCAAAGTGTACATTAAATGCATTTTATCGTGTTTTGATGAATGAGAGAATCGACTAACCTCAGGTATCTAAACTATTGAAACAAAATTTcatacattttttttttgaatgtCGATCACCATAAGCAGTTTAGAAGAGCCATCTAAGCCCCACGCGCCGCATCCGATCAACTTTCAGACACACTgtgatatatttatttgcttCGGTCTTTACATTACAATTAAACGACTTTGAAACACATAtctaaataaaaattcGCGGTCGAATTTAACAGAGCCCATTTCTTTCCGGCATTTCTAGACTCGGCTAAGCTCTGGCAGTGCATGTACTCTCCTGTGAGAGTGTGATTTCCGGAAACAGACTGAGCTCGTGGACAAAGATATATCCAGTTTAGCCGAACCTATTATTTAAGCTTAGTAAATtgatttatatttatataaatgtGACCGAAAGCTCCAGCCTTACTAAAATTACCATGCATATGGTCTGGGCGTCATCGATCCGGTGTTCATGCTGAGACTATAGAGCAGCCATTTAATAAATCATAGAGCAAGTACCATATTGATATAGCGACTCAAGCAACGGCAATGTTGCGACCCCGTGCTCACACAATTGCGGCCGTAATCCGGGATGGAGTAATGAGCGAGCAGGAAAGTGGGGGAATGTGCATTTCAGGGGGTATCAGCCGTATCCACGATAATAAATCGGCTGGGTTCGGAGCATAGCAGAGCGCCCCCACAAACTGAATTATTGAGACGGAAGTTCGAAGATTATCATCCCCACCACTACCGAATAAAGGAACGAGTATATAAGACAGTACGAGTCCTAGTCAAATATTATCTTCTTActactttttatttttaagTTTCACTTGATCAATATTCGCAAAAAAATAGACAATGGCCTCTGCTACTTCCACTCATGCAAACGCTGATGTTGAGACGGATATTGTCACCTTGACAAGATTCATCCTTCAATCTCAAGCTGCCGCTGCAAACGCTAGTGGTGATTTCACATTATTATTGAACTCGCTTCAGTTTGCATTCAAATTTATTGCTCACAATATCCGTCGTGCAACTTTAGTTAACCTCATTGGTCTGTCGGGTACTGCTAATTCTACTGGTGATGATCAGAAAAAACTTGATGTCattggtgatgatatttttatCAATGCCATGAAGGCCTCAGGAAAAGTTAAGGTACTTGTGTCGGAAGAACAGGATGATTTAATTGTATTtaatggtggtggtagatATGCGGTTGTATGCGACCCTATTGATGGGTCATCTAACCTGGATGCTGGAGTCTCTGTGGGTACGATTTTTGGAGTTTACCGCTTGTTAGATGATTCAACTGGTTCCATTCGGGATGTTTTAAGACCTGGAAAGGAGttggttgctgctggttaTACCATGTATGGTGCTTCAGCCAATCTTGTCCTTACCACGGGTAACGGTGTGAATGGGTTCACATTGGATGACTCGCTGGGTGAATTTATATTGACCCATCCTAACCTGAAACTTCCTCAGTTCAGAGGTATCTATTCCGTTAATGAAGGTAACACAATGTACTGGTCAGATGCTGCTAAGGCCTATTTTGATTCAGTTAAGAATCCCAAAGATGGCTCCAAGCCGTATTCTGCTAGATATATCGGTTCCATGGTTGCTGATGTTCATCGTACCATTCTTTATGGTGGCATTTTTGCTTATCCTGCAGACAAGAAATCTAAAAAGGGCaagcttcgtcttctttaCGAGGGCTTCCCAATGGCTCTTATTATTGAGCAAGCTGGCGGTGTAGCTATTAATGATAGCGGTGATCgtattcttgatcttgttcCTCAACAAATTCACGAGCGTAGTGGTATATGGCTTGGCTCCGAAGGTGAAGTTCTTAAAGCCAAATCATTCCTGGTTCCTGAAAAATAGCGATAATTTTTTGTATGCACCTGctctattttatttaatgCGAGAATTTAAGAATAATTAATAGCTTATTAACCTGTGAACTAGGGTCCAGTCCGGTAATCAGAAATATGAAATCCGTGTCACGTGATACAACTGAATTATGATGCCGTCCAAGCCTCTGTAACATTATACTATGCTGCTATGTCTTCTGTCAAATCGAGGATGGCGGCGGGACGAAGTGCGCCGTTGGCAGAGTCAGAGAGGACTGGCCTCTTGGATTCAGGTAACTCTAATGGCAAGACAGTGCCTAGAGGATACGATCTAGCAAAAGCTATTTCGTTTTTCCTATGTTTGATCTGCTGGTAAGTGAGCCTAGAATTAATATTGTAAACATCCCCCCTAACTAGCAATATAGTTTATCATTGGCATCTATTAGTATATTCTCTATCTACACACCAGCATTTCAACATATTTTAGGCTATTCACAGATCCAAATTAATGTCATCTCCATTGCCATGGAACTGGGAATGTACTTTCCCGTGCCTTTATTAGGGTACGCCGGTGACAAACATGGACAATCGAAGCTCAGTCTGTTTTCTGCAGCCTTATTTACTCCAGCATATCTTGTTTCTGCCTATGTATATTCGAACCATGGGTCGTACAAGCTATTGGCAGGAAGTTTTGCTCTGGTAGGAACTGCTACCTCAGCACTATACGTTAGTGCATTGGTCACCTGTGCTAGAATGTATCCGCATTCCACGGGTCTGGCAATTTCAGCGCCGGTTTCAGCTTTTGgaatttcttctttgtgGCTTTCTCAAGTGATTCCCAAACTTTTTAGAACAAATGCGGCATCAACAGACTCTGCCCTGAATGTGACAGGGATATTTATCTTCTTTGCTTTCATGTATCTGGTCATGGGGGTAGTCGGTTATATTGCAGCTAAATTAGGCGATGTGGATGGATCTGACGTGTCCAAAAAATCGTCAACGGAAGGAGAGGATGAACCAGACACTTCAGAGCAACGTTTGTCTTCTGAAGGCAATCTTAATTCTCATCCAAGTGATCATCTTACACAAAGAGAACGTCTGAAGGTATTTATTGTCAG
This window harbors:
- the FBP1 gene encoding fructose 1,6-bisphosphate 1-phosphatase (Fructose-1,6-bisphosphatase; key regulatory enzyme in the gluconeogenesis pathway, required for glucose metabolism; undergoes either proteasome-mediated or autophagy-mediated degradation depending on growth conditions; glucose starvation results in redistribution to the periplasm; interacts with Vid30p; GO_component: GO:0005829 - cytosol [Evidence IDA] [PMID 12686616]; GO_component: GO:0005829 - cytosol [Evidence IDA] [PMID 196563]; GO_component: GO:0042597 - periplasmic space [Evidence IDA] [PMID 22833678]; GO_function: GO:0003824 - catalytic activity [Evidence IEA]; GO_function: GO:0042132 - fructose 1,6-bisphosphate 1-phosphatase activity [Evidence IEA,IEA]; GO_function: GO:0042132 - fructose 1,6-bisphosphate 1-phosphatase activity [Evidence IMP] [PMID 2841162]; GO_function: GO:0042132 - fructose 1,6-bisphosphate 1-phosphatase activity [Evidence IDA] [PMID 6304022]; GO_function: GO:0016787 - hydrolase activity [Evidence IEA]; GO_function: GO:0046872 - metal ion binding [Evidence IEA]; GO_function: GO:0042578 - phosphoric ester hydrolase activity [Evidence IEA]; GO_process: GO:0005975 - carbohydrate metabolic process [Evidence IEA,IEA]; GO_process: GO:0016311 - dephosphorylation [Evidence IEA,IEA]; GO_process: GO:0006094 - gluconeogenesis [Evidence IEA]; GO_process: GO:0006094 - gluconeogenesis [Evidence IMP] [PMID 6321183]; GO_process: GO:0008152 - metabolic process [Evidence IEA]; GO_process: GO:0072593 - reactive oxygen species metabolic process [Evidence IMP] [PMID 16199065]), producing the protein MASATSTHANADVETDIVTLTRFILQSQAAAANASGDFTLLLNSLQFAFKFIAHNIRRATLVNLIGLSGTANSTGDDQKKLDVIGDDIFINAMKASGKVKVLVSEEQDDLIVFNGGGRYAVVCDPIDGSSNLDAGVSVGTIFGVYRLLDDSTGSIRDVLRPGKELVAAGYTMYGASANLVLTTGNGVNGFTLDDSLGEFILTHPNLKLPQFRGIYSVNEGNTMYWSDAAKAYFDSVKNPKDGSKPYSARYIGSMVADVHRTILYGGIFAYPADKKSKKGKLRLLYEGFPMALIIEQAGGVAINDSGDRILDLVPQQIHERSGIWLGSEGEVLKAKSFLVPEK